AACAATATGTTGATTGATCTCCTGGCAACAATGGCTCGCCTAGACAATGAGAAACGTATAGAACGTATTAAGCAGGGCCTGGCACGTTCAGGTTACAAGCCAACAGGTAAGAAAGCCAATGAGGCTAAGCACAAACGAATAAAAGAATTGCTAGCAGCTGGCAATATGACTAAGGAAGAAATTGCCAAAGCAGTGAATTGTGGAGTTGCAACTGTCTATCGAGTTGCTAAAGTTATCTAAAAGCGGACATTTTTACTTTGGAGAAACCGGACATTTCTATTTTGAAGTTACAAGATTTGTTATTCCTAAGTAGAAATGTCCTACCTTAAAACCAAATAGAAATGTCCTATACCGACATTTCCAAGTCAAGTACGGGATTCAGATTTCGTTGTTGAACTGCTGTTTTCTGTGCACGTCTGCTTGGCATCTTTTGAGAACGATTCCGTTTGTTTTGTAGCTCTAACTCTTCATGCTGCTGTTGAATATGTGCCAGTACAGAACTCAAACGTTTATTTTCAACGATCTCTCGCTGGTTCAGATGGCTTAGTTTATCAAAGATGCTGTAATTGATTTTTCTTCCCTGATGTTCAATGGCGACCGTACCATCCGGATATTCTAGAAATTCAAGATACTTGCCGATCAACCTTTGATTTTCTTCTGTGCTTTCCAGGATATATACGCATTTATCATAAGTAATCGTCAGGCTGTTCGTAACTCTTCGGGGTTCACGCCAGGTAAAAATATCATCTAACTCTTCGGCTGTTTCACGGACAGTCCGGTGTAGATCCTTGGGATTAAAGGCTATCTTGGCAAATTTACGATTAAATTGCTCGATAAAGCAGGGCAGCCAGGCATTTGCTTCTGCAATCGAACAGATGCCTTCCAGGCGCATTTCTTTGATCAGACGATCCTGCAAGGTCCGGTTGGCTCGTTCCACACGGCCTTTAGCCTGTGGTGAATTGGCAAAGATGATATCGATATTGAGGGTACTGAGCACGCGTCCAAATTGCGTAATCTTGGTGTCTTTCTTGCTGCTTTGATTCACCCTGAAGACTGAATGTTTATCGCTGTAAAATGCCAACGGTTTACCGTGTTGTTCAACATACAAGCGTGTTGAAATCATATAGTCAAAGGTTGATTCCGACTCACAGAAGCGTAAATGTTGCAATTTTCCTGTCGCATCATCGATAAACACCAGCAGACAGCATTTAGCAGCACGTCCCTCAAACCAGTCATGGTGTGAGCCATC
This DNA window, taken from Acinetobacter sp. TR3, encodes the following:
- a CDS encoding ISNCY family transposase; amino-acid sequence: MSDKELKRLSVLQEICDQRITQSQAAQFLHISERQIRRLLQKYKAQGPAALAHAARGQTSNSRLPEELRLKCLNIVADQLHGFGPTLAHEKLTTVHGFDISVETLRSWMIAADLWIPRSKRLKRPYQPRYNRDCYGELIQIDGSHHDWFEGRAAKCCLLVFIDDATGKLQHLRFCESESTFDYMISTRLYVEQHGKPLAFYSDKHSVFRVNQSSKKDTKITQFGRVLSTLNIDIIFANSPQAKGRVERANRTLQDRLIKEMRLEGICSIAEANAWLPCFIEQFNRKFAKIAFNPKDLHRTVRETAEELDDIFTWREPRRVTNSLTITYDKCVYILESTEENQRLIGKYLEFLEYPDGTVAIEHQGRKINYSIFDKLSHLNQREIVENKRLSSVLAHIQQQHEELELQNKRNRSQKMPSRRAQKTAVQQRNLNPVLDLEMSV